One genomic window of Punica granatum isolate Tunisia-2019 chromosome 1, ASM765513v2, whole genome shotgun sequence includes the following:
- the LOC116211476 gene encoding probable sugar phosphate/phosphate translocator At3g17430 isoform X1: MINKNLLLTYLYLLIYILLSSGVILYNKWVLSPKYFNFPLPITLTMIHMGFSGAVAFLLVRVFKVASPVKMTFEIYATCVIPISAFFASSLWFGNTAYLHISVAFIQMLKALMPVATFLMAVLCGTDKLRCDVFLNMVLVSVGVVISSYGEIHFNIIGTVYQVTGIFAEALRLVLTQVLLQKKGLTLNPITSLYYIAPCSFVFLFVPWYLLEKPEMEVSQIQFNFWIFFSNALCALALNFSIFLVIGRTGAVTIRVAGVLKDWILIALSTVIFPESTITGLNIVGYAIALCGVVMYNYIKVRDVRASQVPTDGLPERMSKDWKFEKKSSDIFVPNSNDDNNGGSNGGSGGFSSDSNVDEEAAPLIASSRLSHIGRTQVNSPAV; the protein is encoded by the exons ATGATCAACAAAAACCTCCTGTTGACTTATTTGTACCTTTTAATCTACATTCTACTGTCCTCGGGAGTGATTTTGTATAACAAG TGGGTGCTGTCTCCAAAATACTTCAATTTCCCACTTCCAATCACACTGACCATGATTCATATGGGATTCTCTGGGGCAGTagcttttcttcttgttcGTGTTTTCAAG GTGGCCTCTCCTGTCAAAATGACATTTGAAAT ATATGCAACTTGTGTCATCCCCATTAGTGCATTTTTTGCTTCGAGTCTTTG GTTCGGTAACACTGCCTACTTGCACATCTCAGTCGCCTTCATTCAGATGCTAAAAGCCCTAA TGCCCGTGGCGACATTTCTCATGGCTGTTCTGTGCGGGACCGATAAGTTGAGGTGTGACGTATTCTTGAACATGGTGCTGGTCAGTGTTGGAGTCGTGATTTCATCGTATGGAGAAATTCACTTCAACATAATCGGAACAGTTTATCAGGTCACTGGAATCTTCGCTGAAGCCCTCAGGCTGGTCCTGACCCAAGTACTACTACAGAAGAAGGGCTTGACTCTAAATCCCATCACCAGTCTATACTACATAGCTCCGTGCAG TTTTGTGTTCCTGTTTGTTCCTTGGTACTTGCTCGAGAAGCCCGAGATGGAAGTCTCACAGATCCAGTTCAACTTCTGGATCTTCTTCTCGAATGCTCTCTGTGCTCTGGCCCTGAACTTCTCGATCTTCTTGGTCATTGGTCGGACCGGTGCAGTCACTATCCGTGTTGCTGGGGTTTTGAAAGATTGGATACTGATAGCCCTCTCAACTGTTATATTTCCTGAGTCGACAATTACTGGGCTCAATATAGTCGGCTATGCCATTG CTCTTTGTGGTGTCGTTATGTACAATTACATAAAGGTTCGGGATGTACGAGCTTCTCAAGTGCCCACTGATGGTCTTCCTGAAAGAATGTCGAAG GACTGGAAGTTTGAGAAGAAATCCTCCGATATCTTTGTACCCAACAGCAATGATGACAACAATGGAGGGAGCAATGGAGGTAGCGGCGGCTTCTCCTCGGACTCGAACGTTGATGAAGAAGCGGCCCCTCTCATTGCCTCGTCAAGGCTGTCCCACATCGGGCGAACACAGGTTAATAGCCCCGCAGTATGA
- the LOC116211476 gene encoding probable sugar phosphate/phosphate translocator At3g17430 isoform X2: protein MINKNLLLTYLYLLIYILLSSGVILYNKWVLSPKYFNFPLPITLTMIHMGFSGAVAFLLVRVFKVASPVKMTFEIYATCVIPISAFFASSLWFGNTAYLHISVAFIQMLKALMPVATFLMAVLCGTDKLRCDVFLNMVLVSVGVVISSYGEIHFNIIGTVYQVTGIFAEALRLVLTQVLLQKKGLTLNPITSLYYIAPCSFVFLFVPWYLLEKPEMEVSQIQFNFWIFFSNALCALALNFSIFLVIGRTGAVTIRVAGVLKDWILIALSTVIFPESTITGLNIVGYAIALCGVVMYNYIKVRDVRASQVPTDGLPERMSKVDSSLYQLGLEV, encoded by the exons ATGATCAACAAAAACCTCCTGTTGACTTATTTGTACCTTTTAATCTACATTCTACTGTCCTCGGGAGTGATTTTGTATAACAAG TGGGTGCTGTCTCCAAAATACTTCAATTTCCCACTTCCAATCACACTGACCATGATTCATATGGGATTCTCTGGGGCAGTagcttttcttcttgttcGTGTTTTCAAG GTGGCCTCTCCTGTCAAAATGACATTTGAAAT ATATGCAACTTGTGTCATCCCCATTAGTGCATTTTTTGCTTCGAGTCTTTG GTTCGGTAACACTGCCTACTTGCACATCTCAGTCGCCTTCATTCAGATGCTAAAAGCCCTAA TGCCCGTGGCGACATTTCTCATGGCTGTTCTGTGCGGGACCGATAAGTTGAGGTGTGACGTATTCTTGAACATGGTGCTGGTCAGTGTTGGAGTCGTGATTTCATCGTATGGAGAAATTCACTTCAACATAATCGGAACAGTTTATCAGGTCACTGGAATCTTCGCTGAAGCCCTCAGGCTGGTCCTGACCCAAGTACTACTACAGAAGAAGGGCTTGACTCTAAATCCCATCACCAGTCTATACTACATAGCTCCGTGCAG TTTTGTGTTCCTGTTTGTTCCTTGGTACTTGCTCGAGAAGCCCGAGATGGAAGTCTCACAGATCCAGTTCAACTTCTGGATCTTCTTCTCGAATGCTCTCTGTGCTCTGGCCCTGAACTTCTCGATCTTCTTGGTCATTGGTCGGACCGGTGCAGTCACTATCCGTGTTGCTGGGGTTTTGAAAGATTGGATACTGATAGCCCTCTCAACTGTTATATTTCCTGAGTCGACAATTACTGGGCTCAATATAGTCGGCTATGCCATTG CTCTTTGTGGTGTCGTTATGTACAATTACATAAAGGTTCGGGATGTACGAGCTTCTCAAGTGCCCACTGATGGTCTTCCTGAAAGAATGTCGAAGGTCGATTCTTCTCTATATCAATTGG GACTGGAAGTTTGA
- the LOC116211488 gene encoding rRNA-processing protein fcf2-like translates to MSGKAVIGLSWEPKLLGLAQSSSSASTATTSGGKSGTPEAQSTVLWRPNSELVDGLFVPPNNPRQLNKLLRKQVKDTAGSSWFDMAAPTITPELKKDLQLLKMRNVIDPKRHYKKGDSKSKTMPKYFQVGTVIESAAEFFSGRLSKKERKATLADELLSDQALKDYRKRKVQEIEEQNRPAGNEKWKIRGRQSMKRAKQRRH, encoded by the exons ATGAGCGGTAAGGCGGTGATCGGGCTGTCATGGGAACCGAAGCTTCTCGGGTTGGCACAATCGTCGTCGTCGGCGTCCACTGCGACAACATCAGGGGGCAAGTCCGGGACCCCGGAGGCTCAAAGTACCGTCCTTTGGAGGCCTAACTCGGAGCTTGTTGACGGGCTCTTCGTCCCTCCCAACAACCCTAGGCAGCTTAACAAGCTGTTAAGGAAGCAGGTCAAGGACACCGCCGGCTCTAGTTG GTTTGATATGGCTGCCCCTACTATAACTCCTGAGTTGAAGAAGGATCTTCAGCTGCTAAAG ATGAGGAATGTTATTGATCCAAAGAGGCACTACAAAAAAggcgattctaaatcaaaaaCCATGCCCAAGTATTTCCAG GTGGGAACAGTGATAGAGTCTGCTGCAGAATTTTTCAGCGGTAGACTAAGTAAGAAGGAGAGGAAGGCTACTCTTGCAGATGAGCTGCTGTCTGATCAGGCGCTAAAGGATTACAG GAAGCGTAAGGTTCAGGAGATTGAAGAACAGAATAGACCTGCAGGAAACGAGAAGTGGAAGATAAGAGGCCGGCAGTCGATGAAGCGTGCAAAGCAACGAAGGCACtga
- the LOC116192797 gene encoding uncharacterized protein LOC116192797, which produces MKREHDHSPAASAHCGECGGGSSAEERWLLHNVRHKATYRRLCTHCVLNCFRGHFCPVCLDVFDPIDSPPRPNQRVMCLNCPSISHLSCATSNSGGHPFQCPSCSNPNFSFFTLRTVPASNKRIKPEAEADCSLGGGRDGDIQDRRAIDKESAKALVAAARIAAATMSKAAHTARIEAERRVKEAALARKRAREALERVAFLSLKEKERELKVTANGGLGIVQEQKMKPRVTSSVLENNQAQDQIPSQGADRLGGVPVMGNAQGDKGTNGLHSVLPVSAQNQQKNHLC; this is translated from the coding sequence ATGAAGCGCGAGCACGATCATTCCCCGGCGGCGTCCGCGCACTGCGGGGAGTGCGGCGGCGGGAGCTCGGCCGAGGAGCGCTGGCTGCTGCACAACGTCCGACACAAGGCGACCTACCGCCGCCTCTGCACCCACTGCGTCCTCAACTGCTTCCGGGGCCACTTCTGCCCTGTCTGCCTCGACGTGTTTGACCCAATCGACTCCCCTCCCCGCCCCAACCAGCGGGTCATGTGCCTCAACTGCCCCTCCATCTCCCACCTATCGTGCGCCACCTCCAACTCTGGCGGCCATCCCTTTCAGTGCCCCTCCTGCTCCAACCCTAacttctccttcttcacccTCAGGACGGTTCCCGCCTCCAATAAGAGGATTAAGCCCGAGGCCGAGGCCGATTGCAGTTTGGGTGGCGGCAGAGACGGTGACATCCAGGACAGGAGAGCCATTGATAAGGAGTCGGCCAAGGCGTTAGTGGCGGCTGCGAGAATAGCCGCTGCCACCATGAGCAAGGCGGCTCACACTGCCAGGATAGAGGCGGAGAGAAGGGTGAAGGAGGCGGCATTGGCGAGGAAGCGGGCAAGGGAGGCTCTGGAGAGGGTGGCATTCCTGTCTctgaaggagaaggagagggaGCTGAAAGTGACTGCCAATGGTGGTTTGGGGATAGTGCAGGAGCAGAAGATGAAGCCCCGGGTTACAAGTTCAGTCCTAGAGAATAATCAGGCTCAGGATCAGATTCCGAGTCAGGGGGCTGATCGGTTGGGCGGCGTGCCTGTTATGGGGAATGCGCAAGGAGATAAGGGGACTAACGGGTTGCACTCAGTTTTGCCAGTTTCTGCTCAGAATCAGCAGAAAAACCACCTTTGTTGA